The Asterias amurensis chromosome 21, ASM3211899v1 genome has a segment encoding these proteins:
- the LOC139953140 gene encoding LOW QUALITY PROTEIN: rho GTPase-activating protein 24-like (The sequence of the model RefSeq protein was modified relative to this genomic sequence to represent the inferred CDS: inserted 2 bases in 1 codon; deleted 1 base in 1 codon), whose protein sequence is MNQQVMITRKSSSRRGFYKGQLTESYISDMDRTTKAPRAKYTHRRQRSDETCNIQTKESYPHRRMNDRTRDGTIHKGWLKKQGGPFKTWQRRFFVLKGDYIHYSLREDDTRPVGSIPLRNNXKRQQNLDEPGKYLFEILPGSEGQGKIAGNHDTFILWASSIQEADEWVQVIRRAIYKQKGGGIFGQSLLDTITNESTTSTKQIPSIVEQCVEQLRERGLQEEGIFRLPGRVSLIKELQERFDCGEKPDFTAMNTDIHTVASLLKLYLRLLPEPLIPWQHYKSFYDGIKLHMRNEDEGRKELIQQLALLPRTNYNLLKYLCEFLLDVQEYECYNKMGMLNLATVFGPNIFRPPLENATSLMETTSMSQKFLFLLIREHDVMFPPNDQIDFRNKSDPTPPPRKGTRNVTSSPVSLDLLKELQSKAAPVPAPREKKDGLNHDSLLIDLGPADDWIKVSADAAFTKRSYSVDGAFGFRDDTSSISDSSTLETSSEHLSGNSEVGSRNASVIDLDSTITSTSPTALQFSNPESFSVLHPALAGAGPAKSVSPKRNSNSMGVDLTLGMPESGTLRSTGETTPSRLELIDEIRKLKLDKQTRQEEHEQKLVKWKIKCEGLHIQLDNEESGRKAAEERNKQLLKQLNAFINEYGPK, encoded by the exons ATGAATCAACAAGTGATGATTACAAGAAAGTCTTCGTCCCGACGTGGTTTTTACAAGGGACAGTTGACAGAGAGCTACATCTCCGACATGGATCGCACTACCAAGGCACCGAGAGCCAAATACACCCATCGGCGTCAACGCAGCGATGAGACCTGTAATATACAGACCAAG gagagTTACCCGCATCGAAGGATGAATGATCGGACCCGTGACGGCACAATCCACAAGGGATGGTTGAAGAAGCAAGGTGGACCGTTCAAGACTTGGCAACGACGATTCTTTGTCTTAAAAGGAGACTACATACACTACTCCCTGAGAGAGGATGACACC AGACCTGTAGGGAGTATCCCATTGAGGAATAA GAAGCGCCAGCAGAATCTGGACGAGCCTGGCAAATATCTGTTTGAGATTCTACCAG GAAGTGAGGGTCAGGGAAAGATAGCAGGCAACCATGATACCTTCATCTTGTGGGCGAGTAGCATTCAAGAAGCAGATGAATGGGTACAGGTCATCCGACGAGCCATCTACAAACAGAAAGGCGGAG gaatctttggtcagagTTTGCTGGACACCATCACGAATGAAAGTACAACGAGTACCAAGCAGATCCCATCCATCGTGGAGCAATGTGTGGAGCAGCTCAGGGAGAGGGGACTGCAGGAAGAAGGGATCTTCAG GTTACCAGGACGTGTCAGCCTTATCAAAGAGCTCCAGGAGAGGTTTGATTGCGGCGAGAAACCTGACTTCACAGCCATGAACACTGACATCCACACCGTGGCTTCTCTCCTAAAGCTCTACCTTCGTCTCCTCCCAGAGCCCCTCATCCCCTGGCAGCACTACAAGAGCTTCTACGACGGCATCAAGCTTCATATGCGCAACGAGGATGAAGGACGTAAGGAACTCATCCAGCAACTTGCGCTTCTCCCCCGCACCAACTACAACCTACTGAAGTACCTCTGTGAGTTTCTCCTAGACGTGCAGGAGTACGAGTGTTACAACAAGATGGGGATGTTGAATCTGGCGACTGTCTTCGGCCCGAATATCTTCCGACCGCCGCTTGAGAATGCGACATCCCTCATGGAGACAACATCCATGAGCCAGAAATTCCTGTTTCTTCTGATTCGAGAGCACGATGTGATGTTCCCACCGAACGATCAGATTGATTTCAGGAATAAGTCGGATCCCACACCTCCTCCTCGTAAAGGAACACGGAATGTGACATCCTCGCCAGTTAGCCTGGACTTATTGAAAGAGCTCCAGAGCAAGGCTGCGCCAGTCCCTGCTCCCAGAGAAAAGAAGGACGGACTTAACCATGATAGCCTCTTGATAGACTTGGGTCCAGCCGATGATTGGATTAAAGTCTCCGCGGATGCTGCTTTCACAAAGCGTAGTTACAGTGTGGACGGTGCGTTCGGTTTCCGTGATGACACGTCGTCGATATCAGACTCCAGCACCTTGGAAACGAGCAGTGAACACTTAAGTGGTAACTCTGAAGTGGGTTCGAGGAATGCCTCGGTGATAGACTTAGATTCGACTATCACATCAACGTCACCCACAGCATTACAGTTTAGCAACCCCGAGTCATTTAGTGTACTTCATCCCGCGCTTGCCGGCGCCGGCCCTGCCAAGAGCGTCTCCCCGAAGAGAAATTCCAACTCCATGGGCGTCGACCTGACCTTAGGGATGCCTGAGAGTGGTACGCTTCGTTCCACAGGGGAGACCACTCCATCTCGTTTAGAACTTATTGACGAGATACGGAAGTTGAAGTTAGATAAGCAAACTAGGCAGGAAGAGCACGAGCAGAAGCTTGTCAAGTGGAAGATCAAATGCGAGGGGCTTCATATTCAACTTGATAATGAG gAATCGGGCAGGAAGGCGGCGGAGGAACGAAACAAGCAACTCCTGAAGCAGTTAAATGCATTCATCAATGAGTATGGACCCAAATGA